In one Geoglobus acetivorans genomic region, the following are encoded:
- a CDS encoding type II toxin-antitoxin system VapC family toxin, whose amino-acid sequence MTEEAIFIDSSVFLAFFIDGINVFEKLEEYKLLTSANVIEEVTYVLIKESAKDITKIDKHYDLLNHLRENPDLVSEISKEVILDITDVLNFFDIVVIHPVNHFAMFEIIKSYGLLPNDALIAATCKHYGVKKIATFDGDFKRVDFLDVVEVV is encoded by the coding sequence ATGACAGAAGAAGCCATATTCATCGATAGTTCCGTATTTTTGGCTTTCTTTATAGATGGGATAAACGTCTTTGAGAAGCTTGAGGAATATAAACTGCTGACATCCGCAAACGTAATTGAAGAAGTAACTTACGTTTTGATAAAAGAAAGTGCTAAAGATATAACTAAAATTGATAAACACTACGATCTACTGAACCACTTGAGAGAAAATCCAGATTTGGTATCAGAAATCTCTAAGGAGGTAATTTTAGACATAACAGACGTTTTAAATTTCTTTGATATAGTCGTTATACATCCAGTAAACCATTTCGCAATGTTCGAAATTATAAAATCCTACGGTCTACTACCAAACGATGCTTTGATAGCTGCGACGTGCAAGCATTACGGAGTAAAAAAGATTGCCACGTTTGACGGGGATTTTAAGAGGGTCGATTTTCTTGATGTGGTGGAGGTGGTATAA
- a CDS encoding dTDP-4-dehydrorhamnose 3,5-epimerase family protein, with protein sequence MLPGIVIKPLKRFADERGFFTEIMRRDWDIFEDEIVQANMSITYPGIVRAWHRHERGQVDYFVCVRGAIKICVYDEETKELNEIVSTGENPQIVRVPGHYWHGFKALGTEPAMLVYFVSRLYDYGNPDEVRRPWNDPDVVPEVINGRRDDPRCGKPWDWFYPPHK encoded by the coding sequence ATGCTCCCCGGCATAGTTATCAAACCCCTGAAGAGGTTTGCTGACGAGAGAGGTTTCTTCACCGAGATAATGCGCAGAGACTGGGACATTTTTGAGGACGAGATAGTACAGGCAAACATGTCCATCACCTACCCCGGAATAGTGAGGGCCTGGCACAGGCACGAGAGGGGGCAGGTGGACTACTTCGTCTGCGTCAGGGGTGCGATAAAGATCTGCGTTTACGATGAGGAAACGAAGGAGCTGAACGAGATAGTTTCAACTGGTGAAAATCCACAGATTGTGAGAGTTCCAGGACACTACTGGCACGGGTTCAAGGCTCTTGGCACTGAGCCGGCGATGCTGGTTTACTTCGTCAGCAGGCTCTACGACTACGGCAATCCGGACGAGGTGAGGAGGCCGTGGAACGATCCGGATGTGGTGCCTGAGGTTATCAACGGCAGGAGAGACGACCCGAGATGCGGGAAGCCCTGGGACTGGTTCTATCCACCGCATAAATAA
- the glmU gene encoding bifunctional sugar-1-phosphate nucleotidylyltransferase/acetyltransferase codes for MQAVILAAGEGTRMRPLTYTKPKVMLPVANKPILQHVVENLIGAGVDEVILVVGYREERVREHLGEEFSGVRIRYVRQRKQLGTAHALLSAEHLLEDRFVMLNGDAIVFEDDLKNLLREEMAIAVREVENPQDFGVVTVEDGVVREIIEKPEVPKSNLINAGIYVFKKEIVDYLRRTPLSVRGEYEITDSITMAVQDGVEFKAVRIERWIDVGYPWDMLRANEILLSEIERDIRGEVEEGAVIKGNVVIGEGSVVMAGSYIVGPVIIGRNCRIGPNCYIRPYTSIGDNCHVGNAVEIKNSIIMSNTKIPHLNYIGDSVIGENCNFGAGTKIANLRLDEGEITVNVKGKPVNTGRKKFGAAVGDNVKTGINASINVGSLIGNDVFIGPGAVAAGFIQPHSRVF; via the coding sequence GTGCAGGCCGTAATCCTTGCAGCAGGTGAAGGAACCAGAATGAGACCCCTCACGTACACGAAACCGAAGGTCATGCTCCCCGTTGCGAACAAACCGATTCTCCAGCACGTGGTTGAGAACCTGATTGGAGCAGGAGTTGATGAGGTTATACTCGTTGTGGGATACAGGGAGGAGAGGGTGAGGGAGCACTTAGGCGAGGAATTCAGTGGTGTGAGAATAAGGTACGTCAGGCAGAGAAAACAGCTCGGCACGGCTCACGCGCTTTTATCTGCGGAACACCTCTTGGAGGATCGGTTTGTAATGCTGAACGGTGATGCGATCGTTTTTGAGGACGACCTGAAAAACCTCCTGAGAGAGGAGATGGCCATTGCCGTGAGGGAGGTCGAGAATCCGCAGGACTTTGGAGTGGTTACGGTGGAGGATGGGGTGGTCAGAGAGATAATCGAAAAGCCGGAGGTTCCGAAATCCAACCTCATTAATGCTGGCATATACGTCTTCAAGAAGGAGATCGTGGATTATCTCAGGAGAACACCCCTTTCCGTCAGGGGAGAGTACGAGATCACGGACTCGATAACGATGGCAGTTCAGGACGGAGTTGAATTCAAGGCGGTGCGCATCGAGAGGTGGATTGACGTTGGCTACCCCTGGGACATGCTGAGGGCGAACGAAATCCTGCTGTCGGAAATCGAGAGGGACATCAGGGGTGAGGTGGAGGAGGGGGCCGTGATAAAGGGCAACGTGGTTATTGGAGAGGGCAGCGTCGTCATGGCCGGCAGTTACATAGTCGGGCCGGTAATTATCGGAAGGAACTGCAGGATCGGACCAAACTGCTACATAAGGCCGTACACGTCCATAGGTGACAACTGCCACGTTGGAAACGCGGTCGAAATAAAGAACTCCATAATCATGAGCAACACCAAGATACCCCACCTCAACTACATCGGAGACTCGGTCATCGGGGAGAACTGCAACTTTGGGGCTGGAACGAAGATCGCAAATCTCAGGCTTGACGAGGGGGAGATCACCGTAAACGTGAAGGGAAAGCCCGTGAATACGGGCAGAAAGAAGTTCGGAGCTGCCGTAGGTGATAACGTAAAAACGGGCATAAATGCCTCGATAAACGTCGGCAGCCTGATTGGTAATGACGTTTTTATCGGTCCGGGGGCTGTAGCTGCTGGATTCATCCAGCCGCACTCCCGGGTGTTTTAG
- the glmU gene encoding bifunctional sugar-1-phosphate nucleotidylyltransferase/acetyltransferase, translated as MKAVVLAAGEGQRLRPFTAGKPKVMIRVGNRPVLQYVVDALRNAGIHDIVMVVGYRKDRVMSYFGDGKKFGVKIEYAFQEQQLGTAHALRQAEGFVDGEFLLVPGDNIIDARTINCALDEKNSIVYKVIEGVSKYGVLRLRGDGTVSEIVEKPSETVSYLANTGVYHLDPSIFNHILNERDLTAVINSMIEEGVVFRAVESRGVWLDIVYPWDIPVVNEYALTFKGRKISGKVESGVTIVGDVIVEKGCVLRGGSYIKGPVIIGENCEIGPNAVIGPGVSIGNNTKIEPFSVIENSVIGDNVIVGSGSRIGGSVVDSGTRIMPGFTAVKDAASVEVDGAVTRIETGVFMGERCRVGAKVTAMPGTVVGNDVEVAPLKILSGKLPDKSRVL; from the coding sequence ATGAAGGCGGTTGTTCTTGCGGCCGGGGAAGGGCAGAGGCTGAGGCCGTTCACGGCTGGAAAGCCCAAGGTCATGATAAGAGTTGGAAACAGACCTGTCCTCCAGTATGTGGTCGATGCCCTCAGAAATGCTGGCATTCACGATATAGTGATGGTGGTTGGCTACAGGAAGGACAGGGTGATGAGCTACTTTGGAGATGGGAAAAAATTTGGAGTTAAAATCGAGTACGCCTTTCAGGAACAGCAGCTCGGAACAGCCCATGCCCTCAGGCAGGCGGAAGGATTTGTTGATGGGGAGTTTTTACTTGTTCCGGGAGATAACATAATTGACGCCAGAACGATAAACTGTGCCCTTGATGAGAAAAATTCGATTGTTTACAAGGTGATTGAGGGCGTATCGAAGTATGGAGTCCTGAGATTGAGGGGCGACGGGACTGTATCAGAAATAGTTGAAAAACCATCAGAAACTGTGAGCTACCTCGCCAACACCGGCGTTTATCATCTTGACCCGTCAATTTTCAATCACATCTTGAATGAGAGGGATTTAACAGCTGTAATAAACTCCATGATTGAGGAGGGTGTTGTGTTCAGGGCGGTTGAGAGCAGAGGGGTATGGCTGGATATTGTTTATCCATGGGATATTCCCGTTGTCAATGAGTATGCGTTGACTTTCAAGGGCAGAAAAATCTCGGGAAAGGTTGAAAGTGGCGTAACGATTGTCGGAGATGTGATTGTGGAAAAGGGGTGCGTGTTACGGGGCGGTTCTTACATAAAAGGACCTGTCATAATAGGGGAAAACTGTGAAATTGGGCCTAACGCTGTAATTGGTCCGGGGGTCTCGATAGGGAACAACACGAAAATTGAGCCCTTCTCCGTTATAGAGAACAGTGTTATCGGGGATAACGTTATAGTCGGGAGCGGTAGCAGAATTGGGGGTTCTGTGGTGGATTCTGGGACGAGAATTATGCCTGGCTTTACCGCAGTAAAAGACGCAGCATCAGTCGAGGTGGATGGTGCAGTTACGCGGATTGAAACTGGGGTCTTCATGGGTGAGAGGTGCAGGGTGGGTGCCAAGGTAACTGCAATGCCCGGTACGGTTGTGGGGAATGATGTTGAAGTCGCCCCTTTAAAGATTCTCTCCGGAAAACTCCCCGATAAGTCGAGGGTGTTGTGA
- a CDS encoding AbrB/MazE/SpoVT family DNA-binding domain-containing protein, with product MASDVEIIKDLDKQGRLVLPKEWREKYARRGKVILKVEDDEIIIKPYRLADLTEFFDKIEVDIRSDLSDWKSVRRELREVR from the coding sequence ATGGCATCTGATGTGGAAATAATCAAAGACCTGGACAAGCAGGGCCGGCTGGTATTGCCCAAAGAATGGAGGGAAAAGTACGCCAGGAGGGGGAAAGTAATTCTGAAGGTGGAGGATGATGAGATAATCATAAAACCTTACAGGTTGGCGGATCTGACCGAATTCTTCGACAAAATCGAGGTGGACATTCGGTCAGACTTATCCGACTGGAAGTCTGTCAGGAGGGAGCTGCGTGAGGTTCGTTGA
- a CDS encoding PIN domain-containing protein has translation MRGSISLVVNTNVLFSFFGKSTRTRELIFLLSGNLISPEFSIEELKKHRDVVVRKAKIENEDFEKLISILRKHVVFVEDSFYAEFIPLALENLSRSG, from the coding sequence TTGAGAGGAAGTATATCTCTGGTGGTTAACACAAACGTCCTCTTTTCATTTTTCGGAAAGTCAACCAGAACAAGAGAACTGATTTTTCTCTTATCTGGAAATCTGATAAGCCCTGAATTTTCGATAGAAGAACTCAAAAAGCACAGAGATGTGGTTGTAAGGAAAGCAAAAATTGAGAATGAAGACTTTGAGAAGCTGATCTCCATCCTCAGAAAGCATGTTGTGTTTGTTGAAGATAGCTTTTATGCAGAATTCATTCCTCTCGCTCTTGAAAATCTCTCCCGATCCGGATGA
- a CDS encoding glucose-1-phosphate thymidylyltransferase translates to MKALILSGGHGTRLRPLTYSQQKQLIPVANKPVLFYAIEDVIEAGVDEIGIITGPNREQVMETVRSAEWDAEITFIHQGDPKGLAHAILVAEEFLGDDEFVMYLGDNILRDGIVEHAQKFRENDPDSLILLTEVDDPTRFGVAELDENGNVVRLVEKPKVPPSNFALVGIYFFKPVILEACKSIKPSWRNELEITDAIQWLIENGYSVEASIVRGWWKDTGKPEDILEANRLILDDIRESISGEVVDSAIIGRVVVEDGAKVMNSTIKGPCIIGRNARIENAYIGPYTAVGNGCMVRDTEIEDSVVLDESVIENAGRIVESLIGRGVRIRKGNSRPSGHRFVIGDNSELTL, encoded by the coding sequence ATGAAGGCCCTAATCCTCTCAGGCGGACACGGCACACGCCTAAGACCCCTAACCTATTCTCAGCAGAAACAGCTTATTCCAGTTGCGAACAAGCCCGTGCTGTTCTATGCGATAGAGGACGTTATAGAGGCTGGAGTGGATGAGATAGGAATAATAACCGGCCCGAACAGGGAGCAGGTGATGGAGACTGTCAGATCTGCAGAGTGGGATGCAGAAATAACCTTCATCCATCAAGGTGATCCCAAGGGACTGGCCCACGCGATACTCGTTGCAGAGGAATTTTTAGGAGACGATGAGTTCGTGATGTACCTGGGAGACAACATACTGAGGGACGGGATTGTAGAACACGCTCAGAAATTCAGGGAGAACGATCCCGACTCGCTCATCCTCTTAACGGAGGTGGATGATCCAACGCGTTTTGGAGTTGCCGAGCTCGACGAGAATGGGAATGTTGTAAGACTGGTGGAGAAACCGAAGGTGCCTCCCTCAAACTTTGCCCTTGTGGGCATTTACTTCTTCAAGCCCGTCATACTCGAGGCGTGCAAGAGCATAAAGCCTTCGTGGCGAAACGAGCTCGAGATTACAGATGCGATACAGTGGCTCATAGAGAATGGTTATTCAGTTGAAGCCTCGATTGTCAGGGGTTGGTGGAAGGATACGGGAAAGCCGGAGGACATACTCGAGGCAAACAGGCTGATTCTTGACGACATCAGGGAGAGCATTTCCGGGGAAGTCGTTGATTCCGCGATAATTGGCAGGGTTGTTGTGGAAGATGGAGCGAAGGTCATGAATTCGACAATCAAGGGGCCGTGCATAATCGGCAGAAACGCGAGGATTGAGAACGCATACATCGGCCCCTACACGGCAGTGGGTAACGGCTGCATGGTCAGAGATACTGAGATTGAGGACAGCGTCGTTCTCGACGAGAGTGTCATTGAGAACGCTGGAAGAATAGTCGAAAGCCTGATAGGCAGGGGCGTGAGAATCAGGAAGGGCAATTCGAGGCCCTCCGGACACAGGTTCGTCATCGGAGACAATTCAGAACTGACTCTCTGA
- a CDS encoding antitoxin family protein, translating to MPKVIEVVYENGVFKPLEKVDLREGEKLKVVIRKGVGHLIGKYGKGKVDLLVLRDEIYDRRSHIHR from the coding sequence ATGCCGAAGGTCATTGAAGTTGTGTATGAGAATGGTGTGTTTAAACCTCTTGAAAAGGTTGATCTGAGAGAGGGAGAAAAGCTAAAAGTAGTAATTAGGAAGGGTGTAGGACATTTAATTGGAAAGTATGGTAAGGGGAAAGTAGATCTTCTGGTGTTGAGAGATGAAATCTATGACAGAAGAAGCCATATTCATCGATAG
- a CDS encoding type II toxin-antitoxin system VapC family toxin codes for MRFVDASVFVHAYLRPKRELKPHEMKIKESAKEIVTRINDGEEVGMTVVQITEIANLLESYLPLRDALKVEEFLLLAGNVKVFDVTRRDCLKALETAREEGVGLSDAVAYVIMRKNGVNEIYSFDSDFDRLDVKRVTE; via the coding sequence GTGAGGTTCGTTGACGCCAGCGTTTTCGTCCACGCCTACCTCAGGCCGAAAAGAGAACTGAAACCCCACGAAATGAAGATAAAGGAATCTGCCAAGGAGATTGTCACGAGGATAAACGACGGTGAGGAGGTGGGCATGACCGTCGTTCAGATTACAGAGATAGCCAATCTCCTCGAGAGCTACCTGCCTCTCCGGGACGCTCTAAAGGTGGAGGAGTTTCTGCTTCTCGCAGGGAACGTTAAGGTGTTCGACGTCACGAGGAGGGACTGCCTCAAAGCCCTGGAAACAGCGAGAGAAGAGGGTGTGGGACTGAGCGATGCGGTAGCCTACGTGATAATGCGGAAAAACGGTGTGAACGAGATATACTCGTTCGACAGCGACTTTGACAGGCTTGACGTGAAGAGGGTTACGGAGTGA
- a CDS encoding flippase, producing MSEVNHALQRIARGTGIVFAGTVISMFFGFLSRTLIARYFSVGEYGVYNLAITILSVALVIVTLGFPSSLPREIAVYREKEPSKVKTLISTALTTVALTSAVWTIVLVLGAEDLARIFSDERLVYAVEVTALALPFSALTGVIISITQGFGRVREKVYFQNIVYPVFWLVFVLLIVALDLHFSTIFWAYVLAQSITFFLLFFEVIRTEIFGIGPYLNRNIGKELIKFSVPLMLTGIAGFVMTWMDTLMLGYYKSSEIVGLYSAATPLARLLPIFLNSAAFLYPSIISRLYAHEKLTEMKRAYQVLTKWIFLLTLPLFSIMMLFPAATIAFFFGPNYISASQALQILALGFMFHTFLGLNGLSLVVIGESRFIMVSSILSSILNLMLNALLIPVYGMSGAATATAVSYIAGNVLVSIKLYRETKIHPFSRNYVKPLTISFLLLGLIQSLHLEVPNVWHAIPILVMFITLYGFLVLLSKSVDREDVELLLAIEKRLGIDLGAIKKILRKFV from the coding sequence ATGAGTGAGGTCAATCATGCTCTCCAGAGGATAGCGAGGGGAACAGGAATAGTATTTGCTGGAACGGTAATCTCGATGTTCTTTGGATTTCTGAGCAGAACACTAATAGCAAGGTACTTTTCGGTCGGAGAATACGGAGTTTACAATCTCGCCATAACTATTCTGAGCGTAGCCCTTGTAATTGTTACACTGGGATTTCCAAGTTCACTTCCGAGAGAGATTGCAGTTTACAGAGAAAAAGAGCCTTCGAAGGTTAAAACGCTAATTTCGACTGCACTTACGACGGTGGCGCTGACCAGTGCCGTCTGGACGATAGTACTGGTCCTCGGTGCAGAAGACCTTGCCAGGATTTTCAGTGACGAACGGCTGGTTTACGCTGTGGAAGTTACGGCACTTGCCCTTCCGTTTTCGGCCTTAACCGGGGTGATTATCTCAATCACCCAGGGATTCGGAAGAGTAAGAGAAAAAGTGTATTTCCAGAACATAGTCTATCCCGTATTCTGGCTGGTATTCGTTTTACTGATTGTCGCCCTTGACCTGCATTTCTCCACAATATTCTGGGCCTACGTTTTGGCCCAATCCATAACATTTTTCCTCCTGTTTTTTGAAGTCATCAGAACCGAAATCTTCGGAATCGGCCCGTATTTGAATCGAAATATCGGGAAAGAGCTCATTAAATTCTCGGTTCCCCTCATGCTTACGGGCATTGCGGGTTTCGTCATGACGTGGATGGACACTTTAATGCTCGGTTATTACAAAAGCTCCGAAATAGTGGGGCTGTACAGCGCCGCAACGCCGCTCGCCAGATTGCTCCCGATATTTCTCAACTCAGCGGCGTTCCTCTACCCATCCATCATCTCCAGATTGTACGCTCACGAAAAGCTGACCGAGATGAAAAGAGCGTACCAAGTTCTCACAAAGTGGATTTTTCTGCTGACACTGCCATTATTCAGCATAATGATGCTGTTTCCAGCAGCCACAATAGCCTTCTTCTTCGGGCCCAATTACATTTCAGCCAGCCAGGCGCTTCAAATTCTGGCATTGGGATTCATGTTCCACACGTTCTTGGGACTGAACGGGCTGAGCTTGGTCGTCATCGGGGAGAGCAGGTTTATAATGGTCTCAAGCATCCTCTCTTCGATCCTCAACCTCATGCTGAACGCACTTCTGATACCAGTTTACGGCATGTCAGGAGCAGCAACAGCCACCGCCGTATCCTACATAGCCGGTAACGTTTTAGTTTCAATTAAACTCTACAGAGAAACTAAAATCCACCCATTCAGCCGGAATTACGTGAAACCCCTGACAATTAGCTTTTTGCTGCTGGGATTGATCCAGAGCCTTCACCTGGAAGTGCCAAACGTATGGCATGCGATCCCCATACTGGTCATGTTCATCACACTTTACGGATTTTTAGTCCTCCTGAGCAAGAGTGTTGATAGAGAGGACGTCGAGCTGCTACTGGCAATAGAGAAGAGGCTGGGAATCGACTTGGGAGCAATAAAGAAAATATTGAGGAAGTTTGTTTAG
- a CDS encoding type II toxin-antitoxin system RelE family toxin, whose translation MKRSKENFRVRLSPKAKKFLNKLPKNDRERILSVLGALRENPFSLNIRKLEGTEFHRVRAGRIYRIIIHIDWENRIVVVFKIDKREKVYDRL comes from the coding sequence TTGAAGAGATCGAAAGAGAACTTCAGGGTCAGGCTGAGTCCAAAAGCTAAGAAATTTCTGAATAAACTACCCAAGAACGACAGGGAGAGAATTCTGTCCGTTCTTGGAGCTTTAAGAGAAAATCCCTTTTCTCTCAATATCAGAAAACTTGAGGGGACGGAATTTCACAGGGTTCGGGCTGGAAGAATCTACAGAATCATTATCCACATCGACTGGGAGAACAGAATCGTGGTGGTTTTCAAAATAGACAAAAGAGAAAAGGTTTACGATCGATTGTGA
- a CDS encoding PIN domain-containing protein, whose product MKISPDPDDADFIALALKAGFPLWSNDRRLKGIEEITVLNTEDVVNFVNRYFGFLRRL is encoded by the coding sequence TTGAAAATCTCTCCCGATCCGGATGATGCGGATTTTATAGCACTTGCATTGAAAGCGGGATTTCCACTCTGGAGCAACGACAGAAGGCTGAAAGGCATAGAGGAGATTACTGTTCTGAATACAGAGGATGTTGTGAATTTTGTTAACAGATACTTTGGTTTTCTGAGAAGGCTTTAA
- the rfbD gene encoding dTDP-4-dehydrorhamnose reductase — protein sequence MRLFITGGSGLLGSRIAEIALERGYEVYSGYSSHKPESGEPVKLDLASPESAVKVIGEIMPDVIIHSAALTDVDRCEVERELAYRINVEGSDVIARAARRSGAFLVYVSTDYVFDGERGMYRENDETNPVNYYGRTKLLGEESCRDFCIARTCVIYGAKPASGKVNFALWLMDKLEKGESVRVVTDQFITPTLNTNLARMILECAERRLRGILHLAGATRVSRFEFAREIAEVFGLDDNLIAPSKMDEINWIARRPRDSSLDVSKAEEQLKEKPYGLKKALRVLKEEIV from the coding sequence ATGAGGCTGTTCATCACGGGTGGGAGTGGTCTGCTGGGAAGCAGAATAGCCGAGATTGCCCTGGAGAGGGGGTATGAGGTTTACTCCGGATACAGCAGCCACAAACCCGAATCAGGTGAGCCGGTTAAACTGGACCTTGCAAGTCCAGAAAGCGCCGTAAAGGTTATCGGCGAGATAATGCCGGACGTCATCATTCACTCCGCAGCGCTCACGGATGTTGACAGATGCGAGGTTGAGAGGGAACTGGCATACAGAATAAACGTCGAGGGGTCGGATGTGATAGCGAGAGCTGCGAGGAGGAGCGGCGCGTTCCTCGTTTACGTCTCAACGGACTACGTGTTCGACGGGGAGCGGGGGATGTACAGGGAGAATGACGAGACCAATCCCGTGAATTACTACGGCCGCACAAAGCTGCTGGGGGAGGAGAGCTGCCGGGACTTCTGCATCGCGAGGACCTGCGTTATTTACGGGGCGAAACCGGCGAGCGGTAAGGTGAACTTCGCCCTGTGGCTGATGGATAAGCTTGAGAAGGGAGAGAGTGTTAGAGTGGTAACAGATCAGTTCATCACGCCCACACTCAACACAAACCTCGCCAGGATGATTCTGGAATGTGCAGAGAGAAGGCTCAGAGGGATCCTTCATCTGGCCGGAGCAACAAGGGTTTCGAGGTTCGAGTTTGCCAGGGAGATTGCAGAGGTGTTCGGTCTTGACGATAACCTGATAGCTCCCTCGAAGATGGATGAGATAAACTGGATTGCGAGAAGGCCGAGGGACTCTTCGCTCGACGTTTCGAAAGCTGAGGAGCAATTGAAAGAGAAACCTTATGGACTGAAAAAAGCTTTAAGAGTGTTGAAAGAAGAGATTGTTTAG
- the rfbB gene encoding dTDP-glucose 4,6-dehydratase, translating to MKILVTGGLGFIGSNFVRYALDTHRDVEVVNVDAMKHGSNPDNLRDIEESDRYSFVKGDIADYELVKDLVREVDAVVNFAAETHVDRSISSPHSFLQSNVVGVFTILEAVRKENPDARLVHISTDEVYGDILEGSFREEDRLKPSSPYSASKAAADMFVLSYVRTYGIDARITRCTNNYGPYQFPEKLIPKTIIRAVKGLRVPVYGTGQNVRDWLYVEDHCRAIDLVMREGERGEVYNISSGEERTNIEVVRTILDILGKGEDQIEFVEDRPGHDVRYSLDSSKVREELGWKPELSFEEGIKRTVEWYLQNGWWWEPLADDRVLHPTPWRLEW from the coding sequence ATGAAGATACTGGTGACAGGAGGTCTGGGCTTCATAGGGAGCAACTTCGTAAGATATGCTCTGGACACGCACCGAGACGTGGAAGTCGTGAACGTGGACGCGATGAAGCACGGGTCTAACCCTGACAATCTAAGGGACATTGAAGAGAGTGACAGATACTCGTTTGTAAAGGGGGACATAGCAGATTACGAGCTTGTGAAGGATCTGGTCAGGGAAGTGGATGCAGTTGTCAACTTCGCAGCAGAGACTCACGTTGACAGGAGCATATCCTCGCCACACTCATTCCTGCAGAGCAACGTCGTGGGGGTTTTCACGATACTCGAGGCAGTCAGGAAGGAGAACCCTGACGCGAGGCTCGTCCACATTTCCACGGACGAGGTGTACGGGGACATACTGGAAGGTTCTTTCAGAGAAGAGGACAGGCTTAAGCCGTCCTCGCCATACTCTGCCAGCAAGGCCGCCGCAGACATGTTCGTTCTGTCTTACGTCAGAACCTACGGAATTGATGCGAGGATCACCAGATGTACAAACAACTACGGGCCATACCAGTTTCCGGAGAAGCTGATTCCGAAGACGATAATCCGGGCCGTTAAGGGGCTCAGAGTGCCAGTTTACGGGACGGGCCAGAACGTCAGGGACTGGCTTTACGTTGAGGACCACTGCAGGGCAATAGACCTCGTGATGAGGGAGGGCGAAAGAGGAGAGGTGTACAACATCTCGAGCGGAGAGGAGAGGACGAACATCGAGGTTGTGAGGACGATACTTGACATCCTGGGGAAGGGTGAGGATCAGATAGAGTTCGTTGAGGACAGGCCCGGGCACGACGTTAGATATAGCCTGGACTCCTCGAAGGTCAGGGAAGAGCTCGGCTGGAAACCGGAGCTGAGCTTCGAGGAGGGTATAAAGAGAACGGTGGAGTGGTACCTGCAGAACGGGTGGTGGTGGGAGCCCTTGGCTGACGATAGGGTTCTGCATCCAACGCCATGGAGGCTGGAGTGGTAA
- a CDS encoding TIGR04076 family protein encodes MRVRVRAVSVEGRCAAGYKSGDEFYLEKFLLESEKPVCIHAILAVSHVAYALAHGMDADAFGKKEIHLSCPDPGEPHGDGRVTFRIEVVE; translated from the coding sequence GTGAGGGTCAGAGTAAGGGCTGTAAGCGTTGAGGGCAGGTGTGCCGCCGGCTATAAATCAGGCGACGAGTTCTATCTGGAGAAGTTCCTGCTCGAGTCTGAAAAACCCGTTTGCATACACGCGATTCTTGCTGTAAGCCACGTTGCGTACGCGCTGGCCCACGGAATGGATGCTGATGCTTTCGGAAAAAAGGAAATCCACCTGTCCTGTCCAGACCCAGGAGAGCCGCACGGAGATGGAAGGGTCACCTTCAGGATAGAGGTGGTCGAATGA